The Chroicocephalus ridibundus chromosome 8, bChrRid1.1, whole genome shotgun sequence genome includes the window AGAAAAGAGCAAACCTCTAAATGGCAGAGTTCAGTTGTCTCTGGAGTTGACAAATTAACATCTCAAGGGTGTTgggagtgctggggagggctTTGCATTCCCCCATTGTGGAAGGGGATGAAAGTGTTGTGGTCTACTGTACATGATGTTGAATCAGGTCTCTGATCCCAGTGAGGATAAAACTTGACTAAATGCTGATACAGTATTCCACTGGAACTTCAGCCACGCTAAAACTTTCTGCTGGACTctgtctaatagcagctcttcTTTTGCAGGCTTACAAAGTGTTTCTCATAATGATGTAAgtatttgttttaacttttcaCGTATTAGCCTAAAAAATATATGCCTAGGAAATGAAGTATTTAACTGTAGCTCAGCTGGGGAGGAGGTGCAAGGGGCTGGTGTTGGCTCCTTCTTGCATCTTGGCCAAACAGGAAGGGAGAACTGCCGGCTAAGGCCCAGCCTTGACAGGCTGGTTTGTGCAAAACTCTTCACTGTGTGGGTGTGAGCTCACGAAGTTGCTTGGGTAATGCTATTTGTGTATTTGCCCtctttccccatagcagccttAGCCTAAGCAGATAGTTGTCCAGTGACTGACAATGTGAGCTGCCTGTGTGATGAGATGTGACTACCTTGACTTCAACCATGGAGGTCTGCAATTAGCTCTATCTGACTTCAGGCACCTGACTAGATCTCATCCTTAAGTACTTGCTTGTGTGCTTTCCTGATAGTTTGCTTTGTTCCAGGGCTGGTGTGGTGGAGCTGTGAAGCGATGCAGTTTGTAGTGCTACCAGCAAAGGTAAGTTGCCAGCAAATGCATATGACTAGTCAGAACTGTGTGGTAGGTGATGGGAAAGTTACTTGATACTGGCCTCTACTCACAGCGTAGCTGCAGTGTTAAGCAGAAGGTTCCCTGAGGATTTTCTTACCTCTACCAAGTAGATGACAGGTTACCAGCAGCCTGCAGGGTTCATTTACCCAAGGTGCTAGAGACTGAATCTCGTATTTTGGGGCCAAAGATGGTGATAAGAGACAGTAATGGTTCTAACAAAGATGCTTCTGGAAGCCTTAATAAGAGGGCTGCCGGGTGCTTTGTGACAGATGCTTACTTGGTAAGCTGCTTGCTTTTTGGTTGCTGTAAGACTGTACTGCTTGTGAATGTTATCTGCTTTCTGTAACTTGAAAAGAAATAGTATAGACCAGTTGAAATAATGTAACCGCTATGGACTGCTTGAGTTTCTAGTTGATAAGGAAGAATGTGGTAACTTGGTAGTGCAGAGCTTGTGCTAAACAAAACCAGGACTATTATTTGCTATTGATCTTTTTATGAGTTAAATTAAGTAGTGGGCTTTTGCAGGGAGCAGCACTGATCTTAAATAGTTGAAATGGTAAATTATTTGTCTGGCTAGACTAGAGCTTTTACGTGATGTGAATGAAGACGTGGTTGGGGGTAAGGTCTGAAATGCTGAGGTCAGGTCCTGCTCTAAGGAGGAACAAAAGTAACAAACCACTAAGCTTCTCTAAGCATGTACTGTTTGTGATGATTAATTCTAAGCAATGGGAATCTCTCTGAAAGAGGCTGAGGAGGACTCTTGCACTGAAACAGTACATGCATTCAAACTAACTCTTGAAGCACTGCCAAGGAGAGTGTTAATAAAATTTCACTTGTTGCAGGGTGAAGCTCATGGGGAGTTTGTGTGAGAAACAGGACTAACTTACGTCTCAGGTAAGTGAGGAGTACCTGGGGTTGGATAATGACTGGAATATTGTCTTTGTGCCAAATGCCTAGATAGTGGTGCCTAAAATTAGTTCTATAATAGATCTGATTTGTGTTCCTTTGTTGTATTCTGATTCTCCCACTCAGCTACTGTGGGAATAAACATGATGTGCTTGAGGCAAGAATGCACTTCGATGTAATTCTGAATTTGACTTGAAAAGGAAGGGCTCTTTCTGAGCAGATACCGTGACAATTTCTGAACTGCAGTCAGTGGTAAATGTTATGTAGAGTTCCGTTTGTATGAACGGAATGATTGATGTTGCCTCAGTGATTCTTTAAAAACTGGGGTTTTATTGCTTGATGTCTTCACACAGTGGAAATAGTAAAGGAGCTGAATTGGTGGAGACCACTTAGCCAATACAGTGTTGATAATGTAGTACAGCAGAATGCACAGCAGCAAATGTAACTCCTGTCATAACTAAATATCTGATGGATCTGTCTATTCTGTGAACTGGCACTATACCACTGCACTCtggaattaaacaaaacaaaccctatATGCTGGTTATGTTGGCTGTACACAAACTTATGGTCAAGTTCTAGATGATTGCTGTACAAATTTGTTTCCTTCAACAGACTGGTTCTCACTTTtaaggatagattttttttttgagatgattTCCATGGGACTTGTACTTTAGGTATTGAAACTCATTGAATACAACCCTCTGTTGGGGAGGGACAGTATCACAAAGCAAGCAGTAGCTTTGTACTTTTCCCTGATTGTTCCAATATTAGTAATTCTATATTTCCAATTCAGTTAGAATTTGTAAGCTTTGTGTATCCTGTTTGGGTGTTGAAGTTCTTGTCAGTTGCCAGCTGAAATGCAGCCTCCTTGTAGGTAAAATCGGTTTGGTGAATAGAACTTCATAGAAAATAAACTGGCATATAGTGATATCTGTTATTCTGAAACTTCTCTCTTTCTTAGGAAAGGACTGCGCTGCAACTTTGGCAACTTGCTTGGGTAAGACCATATATCAGATGAATTCTGTTAGAAACTTCTGGGAGCATTTGTAGCCACTGATGAAACTCGATTCTGCCAAATGAATTACTGTGATATTGCCATTTCCGTTCCACTTTTTCTCTGAGGTTACAAAGCTGCTGTGGAGCTTTTAACAGTTGTGCTACTGCATATGTTAATTGTGTTTTCTTGCTTCAGGTGAGGAGGCAACTTTGAAACTACTGTATGAAGAACAGAAGAGGTGAGTGTAACTGTAGTAATAATAAAGTTTATTTGCTGGAACAAATGATGATAACCTTAGCTTGAACTCTCTCTCTGAACAGAGATGAAAATCTAAGGTCTGAGTTGTTCAGCAAGCTTCTTGTGCTGGTTTGGTGCCTTATAATTGTTCTTATGTCTGTCTTAATAGGTGGAAGATTGCAGAATAATGGGTTACACTTGAatgaacagcattaaaaaagcCAAGGTTTTTTTACCACACTGCTTTGCCTGGTATTGGTTGGAACCAATAAAAATTTGTAAACTCTACCTGTTGTTGTGAACTGCTTTCTGACTTGAACAGTTTGAAACAGCTCTAGGCTACTTTATAAAAGCTTCAAATACTTGGAAGAGCAGGGACTAAAGTAGTTTAAATGGTAGTCCTGCAGAAGACTTAAGTGTCTGGTATTGCTAGTATGCAGACTGCAGTTGACCTGACCAATACCAGCATTTGGACAAAGCTAAGTAACTGAAGTATAATTAGTGTTTTGTAGGTGAGAGCTAAACACTAATGCTTGTGTATTTGCCCCTAAAATTACAGACCAGCAGTAAGTCTGGTATTGTGTGTTCAGGCGTGGGTGATATACGCATAATAATCATACAGCTTTGGACACTGTTAACCCTTTTCCAATGGACTCTTGGTCTAGTCTGGTCACTGGCATTAGTCTGGAGCAACACAGCATCCACCTTccatgagggaaagaaaaaaaataatagagcagagaggtgggggatTTTATGaatactatttaaagaaaaatgttactgcTTATGAGGCACTAGGACCTGCTAAAGTGTTGCTGCTTCCCAAAATTCATTAATGGTAGGCTTCTCCTCTGAAAAAATTGAATTTCCctcatttttctgtctcaggAGTGATATCAGTATGGGGAAAGTCAGCTCTATGAAGAACTCATTCTCCACAACACTTGAGCTATTGCTGTGGCACTTCTAATGAGAAGTAAAACTAGACATCCAAACTGTTTTGCAGGAATATTTTCAGATTATTAAGTGTTCCTTAGAACCTTTCATTAAGAGGAATAGGTTTGCCATATCCCCCTCCCACTCCAGCTGGTACTGTTGACTTGAATTTAAATTATGTCTTGTAGAAAGAGCTGAAATCTTTTTAGCCGGAATAGTATTCCATCCTAGAGAAAACAAATTAGACATGATCCTGTGTCCACGTGCAAATTAAATCTCTTCTGCACTAAAGCAAAAGCCATTAATAAGGTCTGCTTCCATCCAGAGCTGATTAGTAGCCTCTTAatattccccaccaccaccatatTACTTCTTAAAATACCACACTTCATTGTGCCTGTTAAAGAGCTTGAAGGGACTGTCATAGCCTGCAGTATAGAAGAAGTCTTCATGGAATGGTTGGCCTCTGTTTCTTAAGATTCTGGCCAAGACTTCAGCTTCCTCAGCATATTTCTCTGGGGAGGCAAATCCACCAAAGGACCTGGTAGAAGTGAAAAGGGAGGTTTGTTAGGAGTTCAAGcctctgctatttattttcacagaaggGAACTTCAGGCTTTCAACTTGAGCACTTCTGATGCAGTTTGTAGGTATTAGGTAAACTATGCAGAACTAGCTGTCAGGGAGCATATGGCTATGTATGCTATTTTAAAaggtaggatttaaaaaaataagttgctTCAAATTCTGAGAGCATTAGCTGACATAGATTGTTGCCTGTGGCTTTAATAAATGCGGAGAAAGCAAATGCAGCTTTAGGTGCTTTTTCTGTAATGGAGATCTGCCATGCAGGTTTTGTGGGACATAAAGGGGGCTGAAAGAGTGTTTTAGGTGTTCCATAGCACAGAATCTGCCCAAGAGAAGAGGATTTTGTAGGCTGCTTTTGTAGGAAACCCATTCAATGCAATATTCAAGAGTCTGCTGAAGAATGAACCTTTCAAAACTTGGTCACACCCAAGCATAAGAAAGATATCCAAATGCTCAGGTTTTGCCCATCAAGGCTCTGAACAGCAGGATATATCCATGGTTAAAATCAGCTGTAAGAAAAAGTAGTCCAGGTTCTTGGTACACAAACCTGTTTCAGTAGCTACCCTCATTTGTGAGCCATGCTGATGCTGCTTACCGGACAAAGATGGCTGCTGCTTTCCGCTCTTCAATAAACACATCTGAGTCggtgggctggggtggggagtcCTGGTGTTCAAATGGCACAAAGAAAGAGATCTTGAAGTCTGTGCAGGCAGATTTTATCAGGCAGGTCACAGGTACGGTCATATCAATCTTCATTTCTagaggacaggaaaggaaaaaaaaaaaaagtctgagctGCAAGCAAAGACAGTGCCTGAATGCAGCTGTAAAATGGGATGCAGGCTTATCCTAAAAGCAGGTACTAAAGCAATCTCACGGGTAGAATGGCCTAATGGAGTCATAGGGGTGTTAGATCAGGAAAGGGAACTTGCTGTGTATAACAGCTCATCTGTTCTTTTATGCAGTTTAGCTTCATCTCCCATTTGTGCCTCTTGCAGTTCAAAACCAGCTCATTGTACCTTTCTCATTCTTCCCTTGGATGTAGTGAAAGAGTTTCCAGAAGCCTTGGCGCATCGCCTCCTTCTGTGTTTCTCCCCTAATGACCGTGCTGACCCACTTTGCCGTCTCGTACTGACGCAGTTCATAATCCTTTGCCTGAAAGGTAGCAAAAGTCACAGTAACCATGACATGAATACTAAAGGTGACATAAATGAATAGCTATTCCTTCCAAACCAGCATGAAAGTATTGTGTATGTCAGATAATACTGGGCAGCCTCTTAGCTGCAGGCTAGGGATACCCCCCCACCTGAAATTGCTTGATGCCTCCCCTTGCAAAACCATGCTTCCCCGCTCCTCCATGTTGAACAGACAATCCCAAATCCACCctagctctgcagcaccctggctgcagagagctctGTTCCCCTGGCCATTAGTGGTTACCATCGTCTCTGCTGAGGTCCACCGAGGGGACTGCAGGTCCAGGGACAGAAACGTTTGCTTGAAGGATTTGATCATCTTGCCAAAGCTGAAAGGCAGACAGAGCTCATTGGCCTTTCTTCAATCAATGCAGTATAAATGGAGcagaagaaagcttttctgcTGAATGTCAAGGAGCTTTTCCTCAGCCTCTGGTCTCCAACATTTCATAATGCTACATTGAGAAGCAACTGCAAAAGTTCAGGCAAAACACAGGTGCTTTCTAGAAAATTGAAAGTCCCGGCTTCCGCAGCTTATCCCCAATGATTCAACAGTAAGGGCTGAAATCCTTTTCAGAACCGGGACCAAGAAACTGCCTCTAGGCTGATGTGGGAGTGTATGTCTGTCAGGATGTGCTGCCTTTGCTTCTCTGTGAAGTGAAGGAACTTCCTGGCTGCAAAACCGAAGGTCGAGATTCTGCAAGTGGCAGGTATGTGGAAATCTGTAAGTAAAACTGACTTCCTAAGTTCAGCCACTTTGCTCCTGGATGAAAAGGTGTTGGTGTTGATGGTTACTCTGGGATTGACTGTGCCCATAACTTTATTGGGCCTCTCATAATAGCTGATGCCTTGCTCAAGGCCTTTAGCCCTGGAGTCCTGTGAATAGATGAGATCCTCTGTATTTATGAATATGTAGCTACTTTCCTCGctacacacacaaaaggaaaaagctgaaaacgTGAAAACACTCAACTTCCTGTCACTGTCCCAAGGTAAAGCAAGTGAAAATAATCAAGATCGCTATTGACATAATCACATCTGGTTAAAATTCTTGAGATTTTAGGAGCCTTGATTTATGACTTTTGTCAATACCAGGCAGATCGTAGTGCGTAACCTACATCCTGAGAAAGTCTCTGCTTTCTATT containing:
- the HEBP2 gene encoding heme-binding protein 2 gives rise to the protein MIKSFKQTFLSLDLQSPRWTSAETMAKDYELRQYETAKWVSTVIRGETQKEAMRQGFWKLFHYIQGKNEKEMKIDMTVPVTCLIKSACTDFKISFFVPFEHQDSPPQPTDSDVFIEERKAAAIFVRSFGGFASPEKYAEEAEVLARILRNRGQPFHEDFFYTAGYDSPFKLFNRHNEVWYFKK